The Spirochaetota bacterium genome has a segment encoding these proteins:
- a CDS encoding GDP-mannose 4,6-dehydratase, giving the protein MNIVITGINGFVGTILRRMLEEKGYRVSGIDIRSNDENVHAVDITDHEAVLQSIQKLAPDFIFHLAAISRVDYANPSQLYSINVTGTLNLLTAASHLSTKPRFLLVSSSQIYGIVEEASQPISEKSPINPVNHYGASKASAEHLVKVFHHEYGIPTTIVRPFNHIGRGQDPHFVIPKIVKSIKDKKSSIQLGNLNVMRDFLDVRDVCDAYIRIMEDFKDGSIFNIASGTAYKIADLVLMIQEIAHIKLNIEHSDSLFRKKEIVKSIGDSSFFKKQYNWQPVYSIRDSLEWMISE; this is encoded by the coding sequence ATGAACATTGTTATTACCGGCATCAATGGTTTTGTTGGAACAATACTGCGGCGCATGCTGGAGGAAAAGGGATATCGCGTCTCCGGAATTGATATCCGCAGCAATGACGAGAATGTTCACGCCGTTGATATTACCGACCATGAAGCGGTATTACAGAGTATCCAAAAGCTTGCCCCTGATTTTATTTTTCATCTTGCCGCAATATCCAGGGTTGATTACGCGAACCCGTCGCAGCTGTATTCGATTAATGTGACCGGCACCCTGAACCTTCTTACCGCAGCGTCGCACCTGTCGACAAAACCGCGTTTCCTCCTGGTAAGCTCTTCGCAAATCTACGGTATTGTTGAAGAAGCAAGCCAGCCTATTTCAGAAAAGTCCCCGATAAACCCGGTCAATCACTATGGAGCGAGCAAGGCATCGGCGGAACACCTGGTCAAGGTATTCCACCATGAATATGGCATCCCTACAACGATCGTCAGGCCCTTCAACCATATCGGGCGCGGTCAGGATCCGCATTTCGTGATACCCAAAATAGTCAAATCAATTAAGGATAAAAAAAGCAGCATCCAACTGGGCAATCTCAATGTCATGAGGGACTTCCTGGACGTACGTGATGTGTGCGACGCCTATATCCGCATCATGGAAGACTTTAAAGACGGCAGCATTTTCAATATCGCCAGCGGAACGGCCTATAAAATAGCCGACCTGGTATTGATGATCCAGGAGATAGCGCATATCAAGCTGAATATTGAGCATTCAGATTCATTATTCCGCAAAAAAGAGATTGTAAAATCCATAGGTGACAGTTCATTTTTCAAAAAACAGTATAACTGGCAGCCGGTCTACAGCATTCGGGACAGTCTCGAGTGGATGATATCGGAATAG
- a CDS encoding MBOAT family protein: MLFNSIDFFIFLPVVLLVYFLLAHKWRWIWLLVTSCFFFGYFYYSTYVAGKTHFYYYIIIAFSILSVILVEYYLAILIDKNRTSRARNGKLLMVAGIIFPLILLFMFKYFNFFSQTISQIASFLRLNYPAQVLNILVPVGISYYTFHSISYIIDVYRGEKPERHLGIFSLYFLFFPKIVAGPIERAGRLIPQFREEHPFDYQNFTDGLKLMAWGFFKKIVIADRAAIVANEVFNNPHGYHGIYLIIACFCFIFQVYCDFAGYSDLAVGIAQLMGIRLTENFKRPYLSTSISDLWRRWHITLIAWLRDYIYIPLGGKRVARWRWQYNIMVIFLVSGIWHGANWTFIIWASMNGFYQLFSIWTETIRNRFNSLIGLTRVPRFHKALKIFTTFLLFTFAGIFFRANTTSDGFYIITHLHVGFGELFKIISALDYEKLKLFLVIQNKVTFLGFAKPAFLPEMATLAVTLIAWFSVELIQENSKERLRVVISRKPWYFRWLLYFGMLFMLVFFGVFANQQFIYFKF; encoded by the coding sequence ATGCTGTTTAACTCAATTGACTTTTTCATATTTCTTCCTGTTGTTCTCCTGGTGTATTTCCTTCTGGCCCACAAATGGAGATGGATATGGCTCCTGGTTACCAGCTGCTTCTTCTTCGGCTATTTTTACTATTCCACCTATGTCGCGGGAAAAACTCATTTTTATTACTATATAATCATCGCTTTTTCGATCCTTTCTGTCATACTGGTCGAGTATTACCTTGCCATTCTCATCGATAAGAACAGGACATCTAGAGCAAGAAACGGAAAGTTATTAATGGTCGCCGGCATTATCTTTCCCCTTATTCTTCTCTTCATGTTTAAATATTTTAATTTTTTCAGCCAGACCATCTCGCAGATTGCGTCATTTCTCAGGTTGAACTATCCGGCGCAGGTGTTGAACATTCTCGTCCCGGTGGGCATTTCGTATTACACCTTCCACAGCATCAGCTATATCATTGATGTGTACCGGGGAGAAAAACCGGAACGCCATCTTGGCATATTCTCCCTTTATTTTCTATTTTTCCCGAAGATCGTCGCCGGTCCCATCGAGCGGGCGGGCAGACTCATCCCGCAGTTCAGGGAAGAGCATCCCTTTGATTATCAGAATTTTACCGACGGCCTCAAGCTGATGGCATGGGGTTTCTTTAAGAAAATCGTCATAGCCGACCGGGCGGCGATCGTAGCCAACGAAGTCTTCAACAACCCCCACGGCTATCACGGCATATACCTGATCATAGCTTGCTTCTGCTTCATTTTCCAGGTCTATTGCGATTTCGCTGGATATTCTGACCTGGCCGTCGGCATTGCCCAGCTCATGGGCATCAGGCTGACGGAAAACTTCAAGCGCCCGTACCTGTCCACCTCCATATCCGATCTCTGGCGGCGATGGCATATTACACTTATAGCATGGCTGAGGGATTACATCTATATTCCCCTGGGCGGGAAGCGGGTTGCCCGGTGGCGGTGGCAATATAACATCATGGTGATCTTCCTGGTAAGCGGCATCTGGCACGGCGCCAACTGGACCTTCATCATATGGGCCAGCATGAACGGCTTCTATCAGCTCTTTTCAATTTGGACGGAAACCATCAGGAACCGCTTCAACAGCCTCATCGGCCTCACGCGGGTGCCGCGGTTCCATAAAGCGTTGAAAATATTCACGACATTTTTATTATTCACCTTTGCAGGAATCTTCTTCAGGGCCAATACCACCTCTGACGGCTTTTACATCATCACCCATCTCCATGTCGGATTCGGCGAACTATTCAAAATTATTTCCGCCCTTGACTATGAGAAGCTCAAATTATTCCTGGTTATCCAGAATAAGGTGACCTTCCTCGGATTCGCCAAGCCGGCCTTTCTTCCGGAAATGGCCACCCTTGCCGTTACGCTTATCGCCTGGTTCTCAGTGGAGCTTATCCAGGAAAACAGCAAGGAGCGCCTGCGTGTTGTCATATCCCGCAAGCCGTGGTATTTCCGCTGGCTGTTGTACTTCGGCATGCTCTTTATGCTGGTATTTTTCGGCGTTTTCGCCAATCAGCAATTCATATATTTTAAGTTTTAG
- a CDS encoding site-2 protease family protein, protein MKMIQSIRVWGQNYLKRLNTGQRPHYRTPDLPLERPKARNKPIINILLFIITFFSTTFAGASDSESMVDAFISGLPYSATLIAILLFHEFGHYCAARKFGVDATLPYFIPFPSIIGTMGAVIKTRSPIPNRRALFYIGAMGPLPGFILSLGAVIGGIYLSDIKPLPVVKGDMMMPVFGDSLLFAFFVKLIHGSIPAGHDIYLSPYAWAGWIGFLITSLNLMPIGQLDGSHILYALIGKKQKIFGWLSLAGLCVLSFIWQGWVVWIVLTLLFLMVAHPEIPVETPLTPVEKAIGWLCMIILIVTFVPVPVNFL, encoded by the coding sequence ATGAAGATGATACAATCAATCAGGGTATGGGGGCAAAATTATCTTAAGCGGCTCAATACGGGTCAGCGGCCCCATTACCGGACCCCGGATCTCCCCCTTGAGCGGCCGAAGGCACGGAACAAGCCCATTATCAATATACTGCTTTTTATTATAACCTTTTTCAGCACCACCTTCGCCGGTGCTTCGGATAGCGAATCCATGGTGGACGCCTTTATCAGCGGGCTTCCCTATTCGGCCACGCTCATAGCCATACTCCTGTTTCATGAATTCGGCCATTATTGTGCCGCCCGCAAGTTCGGCGTGGACGCAACCCTTCCCTATTTTATTCCATTCCCATCCATCATCGGCACCATGGGGGCTGTTATAAAGACACGATCGCCCATCCCAAACCGGCGGGCCCTGTTCTACATCGGGGCGATGGGGCCGCTGCCAGGTTTTATCCTGAGCCTTGGGGCGGTGATCGGCGGAATCTATCTGTCCGATATCAAGCCCCTCCCTGTCGTCAAGGGCGATATGATGATGCCCGTTTTCGGAGATTCATTGTTGTTTGCATTTTTTGTGAAGCTTATTCACGGATCGATTCCCGCCGGCCATGATATCTACCTGTCGCCCTATGCCTGGGCCGGGTGGATAGGTTTTCTCATAACCAGCCTTAACCTGATGCCGATCGGCCAGCTTGACGGAAGCCATATCCTCTATGCCCTGATCGGGAAAAAACAGAAAATATTCGGGTGGCTCTCCCTGGCTGGTCTGTGCGTACTTTCCTTTATATGGCAGGGCTGGGTTGTGTGGATTGTATTGACGCTCCTCTTCCTCATGGTCGCCCATCCGGAAATACCGGTGGAGACGCCGCTGACCCCGGTGGAAAAAGCTATCGGCTGGCTCTGCATGATTATACTCATCGTCACCTTTGTCCCGGTGCCGGTGAATTTTCTGTAG
- the gmd gene encoding GDP-mannose 4,6-dehydratase, with product MSKTAFITGITGQDGAYLAELLLKKGYKVYGGYRRTSSPNFWRIEELNIKNDVELMEVDILDTGNLIRTFDKIKPEEVYNLAAQSFVAVSFEKPVLTGEITAIGVTRVLEAIRIVDPKIKFYQASSSEMFGLVQEIPQKETTPFYPKSPYATAKLYGHWLTINYRESYNIFGCSGILFNHESPLRGIEFVTRKVSDAIARIKLGKQDSFEIGNMDAKRDWGFAKEYVEGMWLMLQQPKPKDYILATNENHSVREFIEHAFNHVGITIEWKGSGVNEKGLDAKTGKTLVQINPKYFRPGEVDQLLGDYSLAKKELGWEPKVKFKELVQIMVQCDLERVQQSR from the coding sequence ATGTCAAAAACCGCATTTATCACTGGAATCACAGGCCAGGACGGCGCCTATCTTGCCGAACTGCTGCTGAAAAAAGGATATAAAGTCTATGGAGGATATCGTCGGACCAGTTCCCCTAATTTCTGGAGAATCGAGGAACTCAATATTAAAAACGATGTTGAGCTCATGGAAGTGGACATCCTCGACACCGGCAACTTGATTCGAACATTCGACAAGATTAAGCCGGAAGAAGTTTACAATCTGGCGGCCCAGAGCTTCGTGGCAGTATCCTTTGAGAAGCCCGTATTGACCGGGGAAATAACAGCCATCGGCGTAACGCGGGTCCTTGAAGCGATCAGGATCGTCGATCCGAAGATAAAATTCTACCAGGCCTCCAGCTCGGAGATGTTCGGGCTGGTGCAGGAAATTCCGCAGAAGGAAACCACACCTTTTTATCCGAAAAGCCCCTATGCCACGGCCAAGCTGTACGGCCACTGGCTCACGATAAACTACCGCGAGTCATACAACATCTTCGGCTGCTCCGGGATCCTTTTCAACCATGAGTCCCCCCTCCGCGGAATAGAATTTGTAACGAGAAAAGTAAGCGACGCCATCGCCCGGATCAAGCTCGGGAAGCAGGATTCTTTCGAAATAGGCAACATGGACGCCAAGCGCGACTGGGGTTTCGCAAAGGAATATGTCGAAGGAATGTGGCTGATGCTGCAACAGCCGAAACCGAAGGATTACATACTCGCCACCAATGAAAATCATTCGGTCCGCGAGTTCATAGAACACGCCTTTAATCACGTCGGAATCACCATCGAGTGGAAGGGGTCCGGTGTCAATGAAAAGGGCCTTGATGCAAAGACCGGCAAGACATTGGTCCAGATCAATCCCAAATATTTCCGCCCCGGCGAAGTTGACCAGCTCCTCGGAGATTATTCGCTGGCTAAAAAAGAGCTCGGCTGGGAGCCTAAGGTCAAATTTAAAGAATTAGTGCAGATCATGGTCCAGTGTGACCTTGAACGGGTACAGCAATCCCGATAA
- a CDS encoding LysM peptidoglycan-binding domain-containing protein, giving the protein MAAHKLNILILSCITIFFVSCDVEVPIKEMVKARTTIEKARQVNAEKYDPDNYAKATEQLKLSHDSMVDKKGSNAKKAAIESANFADLAIQTSLPKITDDTLVEAKTLYKESEALNAEQFASEKYAQTGNAIIESEKLKGDQKLWEAFQKAKDAVALGKETKELCLAKVPQLNETIGGIKKEIEELNSKNLSDQQKQDLAAAGANCDKAGTLIAQNNVKEAVPLIAESEKAVKKVQVAVLKLSSKERITQLRKEVDALKKERGSEFAGEDIEVVVAALNEADSLLDQDKTDEANKKIADAESSLTIAKEKTIKGIAQDKARSVEKLLDETRTRDTKNQYKDQTDSAATMISDGNKLFEGGSYKESISKYNEAESLLYSLGIAGEKDASKHKGFLQKLEGKAIYKVVYNKKKRDCLWRIAHKVYRNAKLWPLIYMANKDQIKDPDLIFPGQKFVIPEIPEKKEVPEKETSEEKTSEKETSGTKEPEKEKTDDVPKETVDEEVKE; this is encoded by the coding sequence ATGGCAGCTCACAAATTGAACATACTCATCCTGTCATGCATAACGATATTTTTTGTATCGTGCGATGTTGAAGTCCCGATTAAGGAAATGGTGAAGGCCAGGACCACCATTGAAAAGGCCCGCCAGGTCAATGCCGAGAAATATGATCCTGACAATTACGCGAAAGCAACGGAACAGCTGAAGCTCAGCCATGATTCCATGGTCGACAAAAAAGGGAGCAACGCCAAGAAGGCCGCCATTGAATCTGCAAACTTTGCGGATCTGGCCATACAGACCTCGCTGCCGAAGATTACCGATGATACTTTAGTCGAGGCGAAAACGCTGTACAAGGAATCGGAAGCGCTGAACGCCGAACAGTTCGCATCCGAGAAATATGCCCAGACGGGCAACGCCATCATAGAATCTGAAAAGCTCAAGGGCGATCAAAAATTGTGGGAAGCCTTCCAGAAGGCAAAGGACGCGGTGGCCCTGGGAAAAGAAACGAAAGAACTGTGTCTCGCGAAAGTGCCTCAGCTGAATGAAACTATCGGCGGAATAAAAAAAGAGATAGAAGAACTCAACTCAAAGAACCTATCCGACCAGCAGAAGCAGGACCTGGCAGCTGCAGGGGCCAATTGCGACAAGGCCGGCACCCTTATTGCCCAGAACAACGTCAAGGAAGCGGTTCCCCTCATCGCGGAATCAGAGAAGGCCGTAAAAAAAGTCCAGGTCGCGGTGCTGAAACTTTCGTCAAAGGAACGGATAACACAATTGCGCAAAGAGGTTGATGCCCTGAAAAAAGAGCGGGGATCTGAATTTGCGGGAGAGGACATCGAAGTCGTTGTTGCCGCTCTCAATGAGGCGGATTCCCTCCTTGACCAGGACAAGACCGATGAGGCCAACAAAAAGATAGCCGATGCCGAAAGTTCCCTGACCATAGCTAAAGAGAAGACCATAAAGGGTATCGCCCAGGACAAGGCCAGGTCCGTTGAAAAGCTTCTCGATGAAACCCGCACGCGGGACACCAAGAACCAGTATAAAGATCAGACCGATAGCGCGGCGACAATGATATCGGACGGCAACAAACTTTTCGAGGGAGGCTCCTACAAGGAAAGCATTTCAAAATACAACGAAGCGGAATCGCTCCTCTATTCTCTCGGCATTGCCGGCGAAAAGGATGCATCAAAGCATAAGGGATTTTTGCAGAAACTGGAGGGAAAAGCGATATATAAGGTCGTCTACAACAAGAAAAAACGCGATTGCCTGTGGAGGATAGCCCACAAGGTATACAGGAACGCCAAGCTGTGGCCGTTGATCTACATGGCCAACAAGGACCAGATCAAGGACCCGGATCTTATATTCCCGGGCCAGAAGTTTGTAATACCTGAAATCCCGGAAAAAAAAGAGGTGCCGGAGAAAGAGACATCTGAAGAAAAAACATCAGAGAAAGAGACTTCCGGGACTAAAGAGCCTGAAAAGGAAAAAACCGACGATGTCCCGAAGGAAACAGTTGATGAGGAAGTAAAAGAATAG